AGTGCGGGGGTAGTCTGATCTGTGTCGTGGATGCGCCGATCGCCTCCACGACGTTCCGTTGCTTGAGGCTAGAGGCGCTTAGAATAGTTTGAGCGGCTCGGGAAGCAGATCTATCAGAAAGTCCTGATAGGAGACCGGGCGCAGGAAGCGATAGATGGCCAACGTGCCGACGGACGTCGATCTCCCGTCCGATGTGGCTGGATAGGGTCCGCCATGGACCATGGCCGGGGATACCTCGACCCCCGTTCCGAAGCCGTTGACCAGAAGTCGGCCGGCCAGAAGCTCCAACTGCGAGATCATCGGCTTGGCGGCCCCGATGTCCCCGGCATCCACGTGCAGGGCGATGGTCAACTGACCCTCCAGGGATCCCACGACCGTTCGCAACTCCTCATCGTCACGGCAGCGGACGATCAGTCCCGACGCGCCGAAAACCTCTTCCTGAAGTTCCGGATTCGCGAGGAATGCAGCAGCGGTCGTCTCGAAGAGCGCCGCCGCGGCCTGATTGGGCGTTCCGTCTTTTCCCGCGGCCACCTGCGAGACGGAAGGCGATGACGACAGCCTTGCGACGCCATTGCAGTATGCGTCAAAGATGCCACCAGTCAGCATGGTTTGAGCCTGTGATTCCGAAAGCGCTGCGGCGGCACTCCCGATGAAGGCATCGAGGCCCGCACCCTCGACGGCGATGATCAGGCCAGGATTGGTGCAGAACTGACCGGCGCCGAGGATCAGAGAGGATGCGAACGATTTTCCGATCTCCGCCCCTCTGCTGCGAAGTGCGTTGGGATAGAGGATGACAGGGTTGATGCTGCTCATTTCGGCGTAGACAGGTATCGGCTGCTTCCGCTCCGATGCGATCTTCATCAGCGCGGTGCCGCCACGGCGCGAGCCCGTGAAGCCGACGGCGCGTATGCGGTGGTCGGCGACCAGGGTCTGACCGACCTCGAATCCTGCGTCGAACAAAAGCCCAAACGTCCCCCGCGGAAGGCCGCATGCTGCGACCGCGTCCGCGACGGCTCTGCCGACCAGCTCGGACGTGCCGGGATGAGCGGAGTGCGCCTTGACGACAACCGGGCAGCCGGCGGCGAGGGCGGAGGCGGTGTCACCGCCAGCTACAGAGAAAGCGAGGGGAAAATTCGATGCTCCGAACACCGCGACAGGGCCGAGAGCAACGTTTCGCAGCCGAAGGTCCGGCTTTGCAACTGGCCTGCGCTCCGCATCAGCCGGATCGAAGCGAAGTTCCTGAAACCTGCCGTCGCGAACCTCCTTGGCGAACAGGCGAA
This Rhizobium brockwellii DNA region includes the following protein-coding sequences:
- a CDS encoding aldehyde dehydrogenase (NADP(+)) → MTLSGDLIIGGANVRGAAAAFSAINPANGNPMEPSFAGATKEQVEEATSLAWDAFPVYKETSLDDRARFLEAIAEGIVALGDDLVMRAIDETGLPRGRIEGERARTVGQLRLFAKEVRDGRFQELRFDPADAERRPVAKPDLRLRNVALGPVAVFGASNFPLAFSVAGGDTASALAAGCPVVVKAHSAHPGTSELVGRAVADAVAACGLPRGTFGLLFDAGFEVGQTLVADHRIRAVGFTGSRRGGTALMKIASERKQPIPVYAEMSSINPVILYPNALRSRGAEIGKSFASSLILGAGQFCTNPGLIIAVEGAGLDAFIGSAAAALSESQAQTMLTGGIFDAYCNGVARLSSSPSVSQVAAGKDGTPNQAAAALFETTAAAFLANPELQEEVFGASGLIVRCRDDEELRTVVGSLEGQLTIALHVDAGDIGAAKPMISQLELLAGRLLVNGFGTGVEVSPAMVHGGPYPATSDGRSTSVGTLAIYRFLRPVSYQDFLIDLLPEPLKLF